The Ascaphus truei isolate aAscTru1 chromosome 3, aAscTru1.hap1, whole genome shotgun sequence genome includes a region encoding these proteins:
- the PRR11 gene encoding proline-rich protein 11 — translation MAKFVQARRRLVRSRKRLREPKTPRTSNSTPQRAPHQISTKLSWPMNFHPLGYFKFSNLKNAVNLLMTTFISLYWSSQSSIKKRLVAVINTVFPSHTCQPELRALQQRLQKLEREFSNLQTALQNKGTHSTSAENPCYCKWICPGEGNKVSSAIPAHQQAAAPLPVAFVTSLPPPPPPPPPPPPPLPASAFFNQKRLPVLKKVESTRVLKEAPAQQDGPIQITLKDLLNVKLRKARDNVEKQKMGLHQNGPISSISLSGIQGKTLKLASKMPPRNLASILMGTPNISPLHLRKHLKKVNMVRSPGGTPIYNRNNKENGTGLTPIMTKALRQRFQLAHPKSPSPRRVSPGNRSFEESSRQKFNSDVTWLKAS, via the exons ATGGCAAAGTTCGTGCAAGCACGCCGAAGACTGGTGAGATCCAGAAAGAGACTACGGGAGCCAAAGACACCGAGAACTTCAAATTCCACTCCACAACG GGCACCACATCAAATAAGTACTAAACTTTCCTGGCCCATGAATTTTCATCCGCTTGGATATTTTAAATTCTCCAATTTAAAGAATGCAGTGAATTTATTAATGACGACTTTCATCTCTTTGTACTGGTCGAGTCAGAGCAGTATCAAAAAG cGTCTGGTGgcagtgataaatacagtattcCCGTCGCACACCTGCCAGCCGGAACTCCGCGCACTTCAGCAACGGTTGCAAAAACTGGAAAGAGAGTTCTCCAACCTACAGACAGCACTCCAG AATAAAGGGACACATTCAACTTCAGCAGAAAATCCCTGCTACTGTAAATGGATTTGTCCAGGAGAAGGGAATAAAGTGTCTTCTGCAATCCCTGCCCACCAACAAGCGGCAGCGCCTCTTCCTGTTGCTTTCGTCACGTCACTTCCTCCACcgccacctcctcctccaccacctccaccACCGCTCCCCGCTTCAGCCTTCTTTAACCAAAAGCGGCTGCCTGTTCTGAAGAAAGTTGAAAGCACCAGAGTACTTAAG GAAGCCCCTGCACAGCAGGATGGTCCCATCCAAATAACGCTGAAAGACCTCCTGAACGTGAAATTGAGGAAGGCGAGGGATAACGTGGAAAAACAAAAA ATGGGACTGCATCAGAATGGACCGATTTCATCAATTTCCCTCTCGGGGATACAAGGCAAAACTCTGAAGCTGGCCTCCAAGATGCCGCCTAGAAACCTTGCCAGCATTTTAAT GGGAACTCCCAACATAAGTCCTTTACACTTGAGAAAACATCTGAAGAAGGTCAACATGGTGAG GAGTCCAGGAGGAACTCCAATATATAACCGAAACAACAAAGAGAATGGCACAGGACTGACCCCAATAATGACAAAGGCTCTAAGGCAGAGATTCCAG TTGGCTCACCCAAAAAGTCCATCTCCCCGGCGGGTATCACCTGGAAATAGAAGCTTTGAAGAG TCCAGCAGACAGAAATTTAACTCGGACGTTACTTGGCTCAAAGCTTCCTGA